In the Podospora bellae-mahoneyi strain CBS 112042 chromosome 4, whole genome shotgun sequence genome, one interval contains:
- a CDS encoding hypothetical protein (COG:A; EggNog:ENOG503NXAN), which produces MSNNNIAEFPDVQAKLQQPKEKSAFERQKAEIEAKRLREEAETAAALAEFQKEFGGDDEEDKLPRGSHQTSRFGNGPPTRPAFNSPSPFGGGAGKRHFGLPSGPSLKSGPGSLGPPPPSYGKKRTFDGFQQDRDRERGRNWDRSGFEDREAGSLTVSKAFEASDDEGEATAVSGRAEEKAASRPTLRLSNLPPGRSPAFIKSLIPANLTVEDVKIVPPAGPTGADRDTERKSVSAIVTLSKETPAAEIDAAVSALQNRYLGFGFFLSLHRHLSSAAIASGFTALHPSTSVVSHPFGAKKVDEISRPHGSHSVSSHRGYAPPTHYGPPMGGSVNRSGILHVPVSPPRDIKQLRMIHKVIESVLEHGPQLEALLMSRPDVQQEEKWAWLWDARSEGGIWYRWRLWEIVTGLQSTDKVKYWPLFEGSHAWKAPAQRLAYEYVTGVDEFVSEPEYDSSEDEDFDDEQGRQGEHNEQEDTFLNPIEKSKLSHLLSRLPTTTTKIRKGDIARIATFAITHASRGADEVVELIVSNIEQPFAYTSANPDYKRDGKEKDEGSRDASPAPDGKLGSDGLDTSAASLLGLYVVSDILSSSSTSGIRHAWRYRQLFENALRAHKTFEKLGMVVDKLGWGRIRADRWKRAVELVLSLWESWCVFPVETHEYFVNSFNNPPTLKKPVDVGGTEQKAGKWKPVETEAGAKEKDNGFLPISTKLSTDQDDENGHYLEDVLESRDGDVELQSPYMYYTSVLDEFSDLDLDGVPYDDDDDDENGVSGDVSMPQPTTTEPPADKVETKIIGGFSMSAAKAAPVKKRMRAVDMFAGSDSD; this is translated from the coding sequence ATGTCGAACAACAACATTGCCGAATTTCCTGATGTTCAGGCCAAACTCCAGCAGCCAAAGGAAAAGTCAGCATTCGAGAGACAAAAAGCAGAGATCGAGGCGAAGCGCCTGCGCGAAGAGGCCGAGACGGCAGCTGCCCTTGCCGAATTCCAAAAGGAATTTGGAggcgacgatgaagaggataaGCTTCCTCGAGGCTCTCACCAGACATCGAGATTTGGGAATGGCCCACCCACTCGACCAGCTTTCAACAGCCCGTCACcttttggaggtggtgcagGCAAGCGACATTTCGGCCTTCCTTCGGGGCCCTCGTTGAAGAGCGGTCCTGGGAGTTTgggacctcctccgccatcatACGGCAAGAAGCGAACGTTTGATGGGTTTCAGCAGGACCGAGATCGAGAGAGGGGACGAAACTGGGATAGGTCGGGCTTCGAAGATCGAGAGGCGGGATCCTTGACCGTGTCCAAGGCTTTCGAGgccagtgatgatgaaggggaggcaACGGCTGTTTCCGGCCgtgccgaggagaaggcggctTCAAGACCTACCCTACGTTTGTCCAACTTGCCACCAGGCAGATCACCGGCATTCATCAAGTCTCTGATACCGGCAAACTTGACtgtggaggatgtcaagATCGTGCCACCAGCGGGACCGACCGGTGCTGACCGTGACACGGAGAGAAAGTCGGTATCAGCGATAGTTACGCTGTCAAAGGAAACCCCTGCTGCTGAAATTGATGCCGCAGTCAGCGCGCTGCAGAATCGCTATCTAGGCTtcggtttttttctttctttgcaCAGACAtctctcctcggccgccatTGCGTCAGGGTTTACAGCTCTGCACCCTTCGACCTCAGTGGTATCACACCCATTTGGGGCGAAGAAGGTCGACGAAATTTCGAGGCCGCATGGCTCACATTCGGTGAGCTCCCACCGCGGCTATGCGCCCCCTACCCACTATGGCCCTCCCATGGGTGGTTCCGTCAACCGAAGTGGGATCCTCCACGTTCCTGTCAGCCCGCCACGGGATATCAAACAACTTCGCATGATACACAAAGTCATCGAGTCGGTCCTGGAGCATGGGCCACAGCTGGAGGCCCTCCTTATGTCTCGCCCGGATGTGCAACAAGAGGAAAAGTGGGCATGGCTATGGGATGCGCGCAGTGAGGGTGGTATCTGGTACCgctggaggttgtgggaAATTGTGACGGGTTTGCAGTCCACAGACAAGGTCAAGTATTGGCCATTGTTTGAGGGAAGCCATGCCTGGAAAGCACCAGCACAACGGCTTGCCTACGAATATGTCACAGGTGTCGATGAGTTTGTCTCAGAGCCCGAGTATGATTCTtctgaagatgaggattTCGATGACGAGCAGGGTCGACAGGGCGAGCACAACGAGCAGGAGGATACATTCTTAAACCCCATTGAAAAGTCAAAGCTGTCTCACTTGTTGTCTCGactaccaacaacaacaaccaagatCAGGAAAGGAGACATTGCGCGCATAGCAACATTTGCCATCACGCACGCCAGCCGAGGAGCCGATGAAGTTGTCGAACTGATTGTGTCCAACATCGAGCAACCATTCGCATATACCTCGGCCAATCCAGACTACAAACGTGATGGGAAAGAGAAGGACGAGGGCTCGCGCGATGCCTCCCCTGCTCCAGACGGCAAACTTGGATCCGATGGACTTGACACTAGCGCAGCGTCACTTCTCGGCCTTTATGTGGTCAGTGACATTttgtcctcttcatccaccaGCGGCATCCGCCATGCATGGCGGTATCGTCAATTATTCGAGAACGCGCTTCGAGCCCACAAGACGTTTGAGAAGCTGGGAATGGTGGTGGATAAGCTAGGCTGGGGACGGATCCGGGCCGACAGGTGGAAGCGCGCCGTAGAACTGGTGCTAAGCCTCTGGGAGAGTTGGTGCGTGTTTCCGGTTGAAACCCACGAATATTTCGTCAACAGTTTCAACAACCCACCAACTCTGAAGAAGCCGGTGGATGTTGGCGGAACAGAGCAAAAGGCGGGCAAATGGAAGCCAGTGGAGACAGAAGCTGGCGCAAAAGAGAAGGACAACGGCTTTTTGCCGATCTCGACCAAGCTATCGACTGACCAGGACGACGAAAATGGCCACTACTTGGAGGATGTTTTGGAATCTcgtgatggtgatgtcgagctCCAGTCACCCTACATGTACTACACCTCGGTGCTGGATGAGTTCTCTGACCTGGACCTCGACGGTGTCCCatatgacgacgacgacgacgacgagaatGGGGTCAGCGGAGATGTGAGCATGCCGCAACCGACAACGACAGAGCCACCAGCAGATAAGGTGGAAACCAAGATCATAGGAGGCTTTTCCATGTCGGCGGCGAAGGCTGCGCCAGTGAAGAAGCGGATGCGTGCAGTGGACATGTTTGCGGGGTCTGACTCTGATTAG
- a CDS encoding hypothetical protein (COG:H; EggNog:ENOG503P7N9), whose protein sequence is MPIINGQKMACGPCIRGHRSTKCNHYNERVMVPVRKPGRPLSTCPCPPGKPCVCGGVRVAIPKKQKCHCPAGTVDSATSSEFDPSPVDTPISPASRTSSNRVTKSGSGSKSASRRQSLALANLERMDPNSINLIPSPNGNGMIGITAMVSPRDATFGHPMGMVPMGPRESFVPAPPPDFGGPMGYNMPPNMPPHMPPPHYPPHIQIPQHIKTENGGFVPMLNGTFVSPVPIPAFVDGPHPQGMQAFNGPPPPPPPNPVLEPSAMSKPKGGSGGGGCCGGGKKAPPIQAPPPVPAPLPTPPQQQMPNTMPPRQPQNAPSGGGGSCCSSKSSQPPPMPQMSPNVMQAPPQPGFGQGFMPQYQTPIDIKMENMHHHQPFQFPGQTVFTYPAEYGSWQMPINPAIWQQVVSRPPMQQQHETPISATAPNGNNGTVGGNSHECGCGEGCQCVGCLAHPFNSQMLQYVQNAYSPNSSHGNSGSADSSANASPSANPLNLASPVEIPSGPELPPSHQTQPQPPPRPNANESDGSSNAPTPPNEGSPALSNEEELTALDYYFVHLPISALCVGALDMCPCDESCECVGCLVHNTAGFPQGDGGFS, encoded by the exons ATGCCCATCATAAACGGGCAAAAAATGGCCTG CGGGCCATGCATTCGCGGGCATCGCTCTACGAAATGCAACCACTATAACGAGCGGGTGATGGTGCCGGTGAGGAAGCCTGGTCGCCCCCTGAGCACCTGCCCCTGCCCACCTGGGAAACCATGTGTATGCGGCGGCGTTAGAGTTGCCATTCCGAAGAAGCAAAAGTGCCATTGTCCAGCTGGGACTGTCGACAGTGCTACCAGCTCCGAGTTCGACCCTTCGCCAGTTGACACACCCATCTCACCAGCATCACGCACCTCTTCGAATCGAGTCACCAAGTCAGGTTCGGGGTCCAAGTCAGCCAGCCGAAGGCAATCGCTTGCGCTTGCGAacttggagaggatggatcCCAACTCCATCAACCTGATCCCGTCGCCCAATGGAAATGGAATGATTGGAATCACGGCCATGGTGAGCCCAAGGGACGCGACGTTTGGACATCCGATGGGGATGGTACCCATGGGACCTCGGGAGTCTTTTGTgcctgcaccaccaccggatTTTGGTGGCCCAATGGGATACAACATGCCCCCAAACATGCCGCCACACATGCCACCGCCTCACTATCCCCCGCATATTCAGATCCCGCAACATATCAAGACGGAAAATGGCGGATTCGTCCCGATGCTGAACGGGACTTTTGTCTCGCCAGTGCCCATTCCCGCCTTTGTCGATGGCCCTCACCCACAGGGAATGCAGGCATTCAAcgggccgccgccgccaccacctcccaatccTGTTCTCGAACCATCGGCCATGTCCAAGCCGAAGGGAGGTTCGGGAGGCGGgggctgctgtggtggtggcaagaaggcacCCCCCATTCAGGCGCCTCCTCCAGTGCCGGCTCCTCTTCCTacccctcctcagcagcagatgCCGAACACAATGCCACCACGCCAACCACAGAACGCCCCGTCaggcggaggcggcagcTGTTGCAGCAGCAAATCTTCGCAGCCACCCCCCATGCCCCAGATGAGCCCCAACGTTATGCAGGCACCCCCTCAGCCGGGTTTTGGTCAGGGATTCATGCCCCAGTATCAGACTCCGATCGATATCAAGATGGAAAACAtgcaccaccatcagccatTCCAATTTCCCGGTCAGACTGTGTTCACCTATCCCGCCGAGTATGGCTCATGGCAGATGCCCATCAACCCAGCCATCTGGCAGCAAGTTGTCTCGCGGCCGCccatgcagcagcaacacgAGACGCCTATTTCTGCCACTGCTCccaacggcaacaacggGACCGTGGGCGGGAACTCTCACGAGTGCGGCTGTGGTGAGGGCTGCCAGTGTGTTGGCTGCCTGGCTCATCCGTTCAATTCGCAAATGCTTCAGTATGTGCAGAACGCCTACagccccaacagcagccacggCAACAGCGGGAGCGCGGATTCCAGCGCCAATGCCAGTCCCAGCGCGAACCCTTTGAACCTAGCGAGTCCTGTGGAGATTCCCAGCGGGCCGGAGCTGCCGCCATCACACCAGACACAaccgcagccaccaccaaggccgaACGCGAACGAGTCTGATGGCTCGTCGAACGCACCCACTCCGCCGAACGAGGGATCGCCGGCTCTGTCgaacgaggaggagctgacgGCGCTGGATTACTATTTTGTCCACTTGCCCATTTCGGCTTTGTGCGTGGGGGCGTTGGACATGTGCCCTTGCGACGAGTCTTGCGAGTGTGTGGGGTGTTTGGTGCATAACACTGCGGGATTCCCTcagggggatgggggattCTCTTAG
- a CDS encoding hypothetical protein (EggNog:ENOG503NY6C): protein MLNSRTRSRSPARSPSRRDGDRDRERRRERERCRERSRDRGDGHRSHLHPSRYHHSSPPTLPFHRAPLTKTSLHSHTQLFQSYLSTVKNLSLGSLSETEAKGRWKSFTGKWNRGELSEEWYNHPSLPPPSSKIHTPSFSPAPSIPELNPGTNKSDDDDEYIPPLPNQNQAQQHGRHGPAIPTRDDLTHRDELLETERGRSLDDHRYERKTFRKLHREQLDELVPKADPGSRERKLERKREVTEKLKGFGQDKEQGVEEVNEGDLMGGDDAIEELKRMKKLREERQNQRQSRREEEEMLRRQEREERVRGYKEREERVMEGLRGLVRERFGGS from the coding sequence ATGCTCAACTCGAGAACACGATCAAGATCACCTGCTCGCTCACCATCACGACGAGATGGTGACAGAGACAGGGAAAGGAGGCGTGAGAGGGAGCGTTGCAGAGAGAGGAGCCGCGATCGGGGAGATGGACACCGctctcacctccacccctcccgtTACCATCactcgtcaccaccaacattGCCCTTCCACCGCGCCCCATTAACCAAAACCTCACTGCACTCCCACACCCAGCTCTTTCAATCCTACCTCTCCACCGTCAAGAATTTGTCTTTGGGCTCCCTCTCGGAAACGGAGGCAAAAGGCCGCTGGAAGAGTTTTACTGGAAAATGGAACCGGGGGGAGTTGAGCGAGGAGTGGTATAACCACCCTTctttaccaccaccatcatcaaagatacacaccccttccttctcccctgCCCCTTCAATCCCAGAACTGAACCCCGGCACCAACAAAtccgacgatgacgatgagtACATCCCTCCTTTACCAAACCAAAATCAAGCGCAGCAACATGGTCGCCATGGCCCAGCAATCCCAACAAGAGATGACCTCACCCACCGCGACGAACTGTTGGAGACGGAAAGGGGGCGCTCTCTTGATGACCACCGGTACGAGAGGAAAACTTTTAGGAAACTCCACAGGGAACAGCTTGACGAGCTTGTTCCAAAGGCGGACCCGGGGTCGAGGGAACggaagctggagaggaagagggaagtGACTGAGAAGCTGAAGGGGTTCGGACAGGACAAGGAgcagggggtggaggaggtgaacgAAGGGGATctgatgggtggtgatgatgcgaTCGAGGAACtcaagaggatgaagaagttgagagaggagaggcagAATCAGAGGCAGAGtcggagggaggaggaggagatgctgagacggcaggagagggaggaacgGGTGAGGGGGTAtaaggaaagggaggagagggtgatggaggggctgagagggttggttagggagaggtttggggggagttGA
- a CDS encoding hypothetical protein (EggNog:ENOG503P2R4; COG:S), whose product MTTNPPAAAAAAATAAFPFPKEHSFPPFFTPQINLSTRHAQLSKWSSLILAYCRHHKLYRISLSDATTSPASVIYPLFNNETINRRLEVSYMREIIDFMKRQGRAEWYGGKEGDLVWVYWRTPEEWAGLLERWADETGNKGGVVTVYELAEGEGTRGSGEFLMMGSKKGSWLTA is encoded by the coding sequence atgaccaccaaccccccagcagcagcagcagcagcagcaacagcagcattccccttcccaaaagagcactccttcccccccttcttcaccccccaaATCAACCTCTCGACCCGGCACGCCCAGCTCTCCAAGTGGTCTTCCCTCATCTTGGCCTATTGTCGACACCACAAGCTCTACcgcatctccctctccgaTGCGACCACTTCCCCTGCATCGGTTATCTaccccctcttcaacaacgaaACAATCAACCGGCGGCTGGAAGTCTCTTACATGAGGGAGATAATCGATTTTATGAAACGACAAGGGAGGGCGGAGTGGTATGGAGGCAAAGAAGGGGATCTGGTCTGGGTGTACTGGAGAACGCCGGAGGAGtgggcggggttgttggagcgGTGGGCTGACGAGACGGGGAAtaaggggggggtggtgactGTTTATGAGttggctgagggggaggggacgagggGGTCCGGTGAGTTTCTGATGATGGGTAGCAAAAAGGGGTCGTGGCTGACAGCGTGA
- the NDC80 gene encoding kinetochore-associated Ndc80 complex subunit ndc80 (EggNog:ENOG503NUWD; COG:D; BUSCO:EOG092619RJ): MSSRRPRETLGGLNLNSAIPQPPSAMKRQSHIGSIGGPASHARSMSGSRHSLALQRPNQPMFQRSSSGTNLADVGLSSVKRASVSAYTGGGSNTTSLKPSYHTAGGGPSSSQDNDRRSSSVYRARPSGVGGPSSSGMGIPTGGHQSFFQQAPQAAGVPRDPRPLRDRSYQNRLGQELVEYLAQNNFEMEMSHKLSDNFIKSPTQKDFNFMFQWLYRRIDPSYRFQKNIDQEVPPLLKQMRYPYEKSITKSQIAAVGGQNWSTFLGLLHWMMQLAQMLDRYAHNQYDEACLEAGVDVTGDTIIFNFLTRAYQNWLNMDDDAGDEDVEAALAPHVERMAAEFHDGNAKYYEELKMLEAENERLQKEIEELEKSTPDPAVLDNHFKIMQEDRAKFEEYNTLVSEKSDRYEAKNRILQQELEKLVDEVREAEEERRRLQRAVDEQGISMQDIDRMTGNRERLQREIESANLRLEDVKRKVLDRELEASRRLEELERAVDKFNTVAYQIGLIPATAVNAKGKEYELQVTVNDGPSDFSSSLGPSSSAAAGQGGGGDRLLQDSTTGYQPAHILNLDLRGEVKNSFLVLRKEVSERRKQALDVMMEDHDLLDRAKEAIEDKRNEVEALQHRVRAAEEEYEKTKESTSAQKMASDAQIEKMEKELAKMRAQLTESVQLMEQREMNTNIEYEQLTLRANALREELHTETMRMLNDVIKFKMHVQKNLEEYESFVADELEKELGSDEMRDDTQAIDM; encoded by the exons atgTCGAGCCGTCGACCGCGCGAGACCCTCGGGGGTCTCAACCTCAACTCTGCCATCCCCCAgcccccctccgccatgAAGCGACAATCCCACATTGGCAGCATCGGCggcccagccagccatgcGCGCTCCATGTCCGGCTCGCGCCACTCCCTGGCCCTGCAACGTCCAAACCAGCCCATGTTCCAGCGTTCCTCCTCCGGTACCAACCTCGCCGACGTAGGTCTCTCCTCGGTCAAGCGCGCCTCGGTATCGGCCtacaccggcggcggcagcaacaccacctccctaaAACCGTCCTACCACACCGCCGGCGGAGGACCCTCGAGCAGTCAAGACAACgaccgccgcagcagcagcgtctACCGGGCCCGTCCCTCAGGCGTCGGCGGCCCGAGCAGCAGCGGGATGGGCATCCCAACGGGCGGCCACCAAAGCTTCTTCCAACAAGCCCCCCAAGCAGCCGGCGTCCCCCGCGacccccgtcccctccgAGACCGGTCCTACCAGAACCGACTGGGCCAGGAACTCGTCGAATACCTCGCCCAAAACAACTTTGAGATGGAAATGAGCCACAAGCTTTCGGACAACTTCATCAAGTCCCCCACCCAAAAAGACTTCAATTTCATGTTCCAGTGGCTCTACAGGCGCATCGACCCCAGCTATCGCTTCCAGAAGAACATTGACCAAGAAGTGCCCCCCCTCCTGAAGCAAATGCGCTACCCATACGAGAAGAGCATCACGAAATCCCAAATCGCGGCCGTGGGAGGACAGAACTGGAGCACGTTTCTGGGTTTGCTGCACTGGATGATGCAGCTGGCGCAGATGCTCGATCGGTATGCTCACAACCAGTATGATGAGGCTTGTCTGGAGGCTGGGGTCGACGTCACGGGGGACACCATCATTTTCAACTTCTTGACGCGAGCATACCAGAACTGGCTCAACATGGATGATGAcgcgggggatgaggatgtcgaggCCGCGCTGGCGCCGCAtgtggagaggatggcggccGAGTTTCACGACGGGAATGCAAAGTACTAtgaggagctcaagatgctggaggcggagaaCGAGAGGTTGCAGAAagagattgaggagctggagaagagcaCGCCTGACCCGGCGGTGCTGGACAATCACTTCAAGATCATGCAGGAGGACAGGGCCAAGTTTGAGGAGTACAACACGTTGGTTTCGGAAAAGTCCGACAGGTACGAGGCGAAGAATCGGATTCTGCAGcaggagttggagaagctggtcgacgaggtgagggaggcggaggaggagaggaggaggctgcagagggcggtggatgaGCAGGGGATCAGCATGCAGGATATCGACCGGATGACCGGGAACCGGGAGCGTCTGCAGAGGGAGATAGAGTCTGCCAATCTGCGGCTGGAGGACGTGAAGCGGAAGGTGCTGGAtcgggagctggaggcgagCAGGAgactggaggagctggagagggcggtggacAAGTTCAACACGGTGGCCTATCAGATCGGGCTGATACCGGCCACTGCGGTTAACGCCAAGGGGAAGGAGTACGAGCTGCAGGTTACGGTGAATGATGGGCCGTCGGACTTTTCGTCGTCGCTGgggccgtcgtcgtcggccgCGGCGGGacagggggggggaggggatagGCTTCTGCAGGACTCGACGACGGGGTATCAGCCGGCACATATCTTGAACTTGGACCTGCGCGGGGAGGTTAAGAACAGCTTCTTGGTGCTGAGGAAGGAGGTGTCGGAACGGAGAAAACAGGCGCTGGAcgtgatgatggaggatcATGACCTGCTGGACCGGGCCAAGGAGGCGATTGAGGACAAGAGGAACGAGGTGGAGGCGCTGCAGCACCGGGtgagggcggcggaggaggagtatgaGAAGACCAAGGAGTCGACGAGCGCGCAAAAGATGGCGAGCGACGCGCAGattgagaagatggagaaggaaCTGGCCAAGATGAGGGCGCAGCTGACCGAGAGCGTGCAGCTGATGGAGCAGAGGGAGATGAATACGAACATTGA GTACGAACAGTTGACGCTGCGGGCGAACGCGCTCAGGGAGGAGCTGCATACCGAGACGATGCGCATGCTGAACGACGTGATCAAGTTCAAGATGCACGTGCAGAAGAACTTGGAGGAGTACGAGAGCTTCGTGGCggacgagctggagaaggagttggggagtGACGAGATGAGAGATGATACCCAGGCTATTGACATGTAg